A stretch of the Streptomyces venezuelae genome encodes the following:
- a CDS encoding exopolysaccharide biosynthesis polyprenyl glycosylphosphotransferase, producing MTMDSAHAPHSGRGGTQPATAVRRSVTAIHPPRGPQADQARPAVRPHRVRRHDGVAPLLTADALAAVLTAAAVTGPLLADPGAAGSVQVLPVLQALPLLLALPAVALTAQAGLYRPRLAPSALLELPALAGRAAVLWCSAAAVLAAAWAEAVLGWSVLLTAVCLQTVLACAGRGFVHRLRRRRAVHRPSSTLVVGPAAGAGAVAAALHGRPEYGLAPVGLAETGPSDGEAGGAGGAGGALPRLATHEDIRRAVIQNAVRHAVFTRPPEADERTASLVRLFHDHGCRLWLADPAGTAKITGMRVAQPADQLWGYAVQPLLPRPARAPERLVKRAIDTTLAALALIAAAPVMGLCALAVRLSDGPGVIFRQERVGLYGRPFTLLKFRTLRADEHESATRWTVAGDNRMSPVGSFLRKSSLDELPQLWNVVRGDMSLVGPRPERPFFVAKFSSLHPGYEARHRMPVGITGLAQINGLRGDTSIEDRARFDNHYIDTWSLWQDLWILARTAASFFRFRLGGS from the coding sequence ATGACGATGGACAGCGCACACGCACCGCACTCGGGGCGCGGCGGGACACAGCCCGCCACCGCCGTCCGCCGGTCGGTGACCGCCATCCACCCGCCGCGCGGGCCCCAGGCCGACCAGGCCCGCCCGGCCGTCCGGCCCCACCGGGTACGCCGCCACGACGGGGTGGCCCCGCTGCTCACCGCCGACGCACTGGCCGCCGTACTCACCGCCGCGGCGGTGACCGGACCGCTCCTCGCGGACCCCGGAGCGGCCGGCTCCGTCCAGGTGCTCCCCGTCCTCCAGGCCCTCCCGCTCCTGCTGGCCCTGCCCGCCGTCGCGCTGACCGCCCAGGCCGGGCTGTACCGGCCCCGGCTCGCGCCCTCCGCACTGCTCGAACTGCCCGCCCTGGCCGGGCGGGCGGCGGTGCTCTGGTGTTCCGCCGCGGCCGTGCTGGCCGCGGCCTGGGCCGAGGCCGTCCTCGGCTGGAGCGTGCTCCTCACCGCCGTCTGCCTGCAGACCGTACTGGCCTGCGCCGGGCGGGGGTTCGTCCACCGGCTGCGCCGCCGGCGGGCCGTCCACCGCCCCTCCTCCACCCTGGTGGTCGGCCCCGCCGCCGGGGCGGGCGCGGTGGCCGCCGCTCTGCACGGCCGCCCCGAGTACGGCCTGGCTCCGGTCGGCCTCGCCGAGACCGGGCCTTCCGACGGCGAGGCCGGCGGGGCCGGCGGAGCCGGCGGCGCGCTGCCCCGGCTCGCCACCCACGAGGACATCCGCCGCGCGGTCATCCAGAACGCGGTACGGCACGCGGTGTTCACCCGCCCGCCCGAGGCCGACGAACGCACCGCCTCCCTGGTCCGGCTCTTCCACGACCACGGCTGCCGGCTCTGGCTCGCCGACCCGGCCGGCACCGCCAAGATCACCGGCATGCGGGTGGCCCAGCCCGCCGACCAGCTGTGGGGCTACGCCGTGCAGCCGCTGCTGCCGCGCCCCGCACGGGCACCGGAGCGCCTGGTCAAGCGGGCCATCGACACCACCCTGGCCGCCCTCGCCCTGATCGCGGCGGCACCCGTGATGGGCCTGTGCGCCCTCGCCGTACGCCTGTCCGACGGACCAGGGGTGATCTTCCGTCAGGAACGGGTCGGCCTCTACGGGCGCCCCTTCACCCTGCTGAAGTTCCGCACCCTGCGCGCCGACGAGCACGAGTCCGCCACCCGCTGGACGGTGGCGGGCGACAACCGGATGAGCCCGGTCGGCTCCTTCCTGCGCAAGTCCTCGCTGGACGAGCTGCCGCAGCTGTGGAACGTGGTCCGCGGTGATATGAGCCTGGTCGGCCCGCGTCCCGAACGCCCGTTCTTCGTCGCGAAGTTCTCCTCCCTGCACCCGGGGTACGAGGCCCGCCACCGGATGCCGGTCGGCATCACCGGGCTGGCCCAGATCAACGGCCTGCGCGGGGACACCTCCATCGAGGACCGGGCCCGGTTCGACAACCACTACATCGACACCTGGTCGCTCTGGCAGGACCTGTGGATCCTGGCCCGCACCGCGGCCTCGTTCTTCCGCTTCCGGCTGGGGGGAAGTTGA